From the Melospiza georgiana isolate bMelGeo1 chromosome 25, bMelGeo1.pri, whole genome shotgun sequence genome, one window contains:
- the LOC131093398 gene encoding cytochrome P450 2C9-like isoform X1, protein MELLGGATIVLLVCIACLLSFAAWKGRSGKGKMPPGPAPLPILGNLLQVKPSNLAKTLQKLSEEYGPVFTVHLGSDPVVVLHGYDVVKEALVDRADEFAARGHMPIGDRANNGLGIVFSNNELWLEVRRFSLTTLRNFGMGKRSIEERIQEESDYLLEEINKTKGRAFDPTFMLSCSVSNVICSIVFGKRYDYKDKKFLALMNNVNNIFEMINSRWGQLYQMFSNIMDYLPGPHNNIFGEFDALKAFVAEEVKLHQASLDPNSPQDFIDCFLSKMQEEKDRPNSSFHMKNLITSAFDLFLAGTETTSITVRYGLLLLLKYPKIQEKIQEEIDQVVGRSRKPCVADRTQMPYTDAVVHEIQRFISLVPLALPHTVTKDTSFRDYVIPKGTTIFPVLTSVLHDSKEFPNPHEFNPEHFLNKNGSFKKSKFFMPFSAGKRICPGEGLARMEIFLLIATILQNFTLKSVVNPQELNITPTLSGAGNVPPAYQLCAVPR, encoded by the exons ATGGAGCTCCTGGGAGGAGCCACTATTGTCCTCCTGGTTTGCATTGCCTGCCTGCTCTCCTTTGCAGCATGGAAAGGAAGGTCTGGGAAGGGGAAGATGCCTCCAGGACCAGCTCCCCTTCCCATTCTAGGCAACTTGCTGCAGGTGAAACCAAGTAACTTGGCCAAAACCCTCCAGAAG CTCAGTGAAGAGTATGGACCTGTGTTCACAGTGCACCTGGGCTCTGACCCAGTGGTGGTGCTGCATGGATACGATGTGGTGAAAGAAGCCTTGGTCGATCGCGCAGATGAGTTTGCTGCCAGGGGACACATGCCAATTGGAGACAGGGCTAACAATGGATTAG GGATTGTTTTTAGCAACAATGAACTATGGTTAGAAGTCCGGCGCTTTTCTCTCACCACTCTGCGGAACTTTGGAATGGGGAAGAGGAGCATTGAAGAGAGGATACAGGAGGAATCTGACTACTTGCTGGAAGAGATCAACAAAACAAAGG GAAGAGCTTTTGACCCAACCTTCATGCTGAGCTGTTCTGTCTCCAATGTCATATGCTCCATTGTCTTTGGGAAACGATATGATTATAAAGACAAGAAGTTCCTGGCTCTGATGAACAACGTGAACAACATCTTTGAGATGATCAACTCCCGCTGGGGACAG ctcTACCAGATGTTCTCAAATATCATGGATTACCTGCCTGGCCCACACAACAATATATTTGGAGAATTTGATGCTCTAAAAGCCTTTGTAGCAGAGGAGGTGAAGTTGCACCAAGCCTCCCTAGATCCCAACTCCCCTCAGGACTTCATCGACTGTTTCCTCAGCAAAATGCAGGAG GAGAAAGATCGTCCCAATTCCAGTTTCCACATGAAGAACCTGATAACAAGTGCTTTCGACTTGTTCCTCGCTGGAACTGAGACAACAAGCATCACTGTACGATATGGGCTCCTGCTTCTTCTCAAATATCCAAAGATACAAG AGAAAATTCAAGAAGAGATTGACCAGGTAGTAGGACGATCAAGAAAACCCTGCGTGGCTGACCGGACCCAGATGCCCTACACAGATGCCGTGGTCCATGAAATCCAGCGCTTCATCTCTCTTGTCCCCCTGGCTCTCCCTCACACTGTGACCAAAGACACCAGCTTCAGAGACTACGTCATTCCTAAG GGCACCACAATTTTCCCTGTCCTCACTTCTGTCCTCCATGACAGTAAAGAGTTTCCGAACCCACATGAGTTCAATCCTGAACATTTCTTGAATAAGAATGGCAGCTTTAAGAAGAGCAAATTCTTCATGCCCTTCTCAGCAG GAAAACGAATATGCCCAGGAGAGGGCCTGGCACGAATGGAGATATTCTTACTCATAGCCACCATCTTGCAAAACTTTACTTTGAAGTCTGTTGTCAACCCCCAGGAGCTCAACATTACCCCAACTCTGAGTGGTGCAGGCAATGTACCTCCTGCCTACCAGCTCTGCGCTGTCCCCCGCTGA
- the LOC131093398 gene encoding cytochrome P450 2C19-like isoform X3, which translates to MELLGGATIVLLVCIACLLSFAAWKGRSGKGKMPPGPAPLPILGNLLQVKPSNLAKTLQKLSEEYGPVFTVHLGSDPVVVLHGYDVVKEALVDRADEFAARGHMPIGDRANNGLGIVFSNNELWLEVRRFSLTTLRNFGMGKRSIEERIQEESDYLLEEINKTKGRAFDPTFMLSCSVSNVICSIVFGKRYDYKDKKFLALMNNVNNIFEMINSRWGQEKDRPNSSFHMKNLITSAFDLFLAGTETTSITVRYGLLLLLKYPKIQEKIQEEIDQVVGRSRKPCVADRTQMPYTDAVVHEIQRFISLVPLALPHTVTKDTSFRDYVIPKGTTIFPVLTSVLHDSKEFPNPHEFNPEHFLNKNGSFKKSKFFMPFSAGKRICPGEGLARMEIFLLIATILQNFTLKSVVNPQELNITPTLSGAGNVPPAYQLCAVPR; encoded by the exons ATGGAGCTCCTGGGAGGAGCCACTATTGTCCTCCTGGTTTGCATTGCCTGCCTGCTCTCCTTTGCAGCATGGAAAGGAAGGTCTGGGAAGGGGAAGATGCCTCCAGGACCAGCTCCCCTTCCCATTCTAGGCAACTTGCTGCAGGTGAAACCAAGTAACTTGGCCAAAACCCTCCAGAAG CTCAGTGAAGAGTATGGACCTGTGTTCACAGTGCACCTGGGCTCTGACCCAGTGGTGGTGCTGCATGGATACGATGTGGTGAAAGAAGCCTTGGTCGATCGCGCAGATGAGTTTGCTGCCAGGGGACACATGCCAATTGGAGACAGGGCTAACAATGGATTAG GGATTGTTTTTAGCAACAATGAACTATGGTTAGAAGTCCGGCGCTTTTCTCTCACCACTCTGCGGAACTTTGGAATGGGGAAGAGGAGCATTGAAGAGAGGATACAGGAGGAATCTGACTACTTGCTGGAAGAGATCAACAAAACAAAGG GAAGAGCTTTTGACCCAACCTTCATGCTGAGCTGTTCTGTCTCCAATGTCATATGCTCCATTGTCTTTGGGAAACGATATGATTATAAAGACAAGAAGTTCCTGGCTCTGATGAACAACGTGAACAACATCTTTGAGATGATCAACTCCCGCTGGGGACAG GAGAAAGATCGTCCCAATTCCAGTTTCCACATGAAGAACCTGATAACAAGTGCTTTCGACTTGTTCCTCGCTGGAACTGAGACAACAAGCATCACTGTACGATATGGGCTCCTGCTTCTTCTCAAATATCCAAAGATACAAG AGAAAATTCAAGAAGAGATTGACCAGGTAGTAGGACGATCAAGAAAACCCTGCGTGGCTGACCGGACCCAGATGCCCTACACAGATGCCGTGGTCCATGAAATCCAGCGCTTCATCTCTCTTGTCCCCCTGGCTCTCCCTCACACTGTGACCAAAGACACCAGCTTCAGAGACTACGTCATTCCTAAG GGCACCACAATTTTCCCTGTCCTCACTTCTGTCCTCCATGACAGTAAAGAGTTTCCGAACCCACATGAGTTCAATCCTGAACATTTCTTGAATAAGAATGGCAGCTTTAAGAAGAGCAAATTCTTCATGCCCTTCTCAGCAG GAAAACGAATATGCCCAGGAGAGGGCCTGGCACGAATGGAGATATTCTTACTCATAGCCACCATCTTGCAAAACTTTACTTTGAAGTCTGTTGTCAACCCCCAGGAGCTCAACATTACCCCAACTCTGAGTGGTGCAGGCAATGTACCTCCTGCCTACCAGCTCTGCGCTGTCCCCCGCTGA
- the LOC131093398 gene encoding cytochrome P450 2C9-like isoform X2, translating into MELLGGATIVLLVCIACLLSFAAWKGRSGKGKMPPGPAPLPILGNLLQVKPSNLAKTLQKLSEEYGPVFTVHLGSDPVVVLHGYDVVKEALVDRADEFAARGHMPIGDRANNGLGIVFSNNELWLEVRRFSLTTLRNFGMGKRSIEERIQEESDYLLEEINKTKGRAFDPTFMLSCSVSNVICSIVFGKRYDYKDKKFLALMNNVNNIFEMINSRWGQVGSMFSNIMDYLPGPHNNIFGEFDALKAFVAEEVKLHQASLDPNSPQDFIDCFLSKMQEEKDRPNSSFHMKNLITSAFDLFLAGTETTSITVRYGLLLLLKYPKIQEKIQEEIDQVVGRSRKPCVADRTQMPYTDAVVHEIQRFISLVPLALPHTVTKDTSFRDYVIPKGTTIFPVLTSVLHDSKEFPNPHEFNPEHFLNKNGSFKKSKFFMPFSAGKRICPGEGLARMEIFLLIATILQNFTLKSVVNPQELNITPTLSGAGNVPPAYQLCAVPR; encoded by the exons ATGGAGCTCCTGGGAGGAGCCACTATTGTCCTCCTGGTTTGCATTGCCTGCCTGCTCTCCTTTGCAGCATGGAAAGGAAGGTCTGGGAAGGGGAAGATGCCTCCAGGACCAGCTCCCCTTCCCATTCTAGGCAACTTGCTGCAGGTGAAACCAAGTAACTTGGCCAAAACCCTCCAGAAG CTCAGTGAAGAGTATGGACCTGTGTTCACAGTGCACCTGGGCTCTGACCCAGTGGTGGTGCTGCATGGATACGATGTGGTGAAAGAAGCCTTGGTCGATCGCGCAGATGAGTTTGCTGCCAGGGGACACATGCCAATTGGAGACAGGGCTAACAATGGATTAG GGATTGTTTTTAGCAACAATGAACTATGGTTAGAAGTCCGGCGCTTTTCTCTCACCACTCTGCGGAACTTTGGAATGGGGAAGAGGAGCATTGAAGAGAGGATACAGGAGGAATCTGACTACTTGCTGGAAGAGATCAACAAAACAAAGG GAAGAGCTTTTGACCCAACCTTCATGCTGAGCTGTTCTGTCTCCAATGTCATATGCTCCATTGTCTTTGGGAAACGATATGATTATAAAGACAAGAAGTTCCTGGCTCTGATGAACAACGTGAACAACATCTTTGAGATGATCAACTCCCGCTGGGGACAGGTAGGTTCA ATGTTCTCAAATATCATGGATTACCTGCCTGGCCCACACAACAATATATTTGGAGAATTTGATGCTCTAAAAGCCTTTGTAGCAGAGGAGGTGAAGTTGCACCAAGCCTCCCTAGATCCCAACTCCCCTCAGGACTTCATCGACTGTTTCCTCAGCAAAATGCAGGAG GAGAAAGATCGTCCCAATTCCAGTTTCCACATGAAGAACCTGATAACAAGTGCTTTCGACTTGTTCCTCGCTGGAACTGAGACAACAAGCATCACTGTACGATATGGGCTCCTGCTTCTTCTCAAATATCCAAAGATACAAG AGAAAATTCAAGAAGAGATTGACCAGGTAGTAGGACGATCAAGAAAACCCTGCGTGGCTGACCGGACCCAGATGCCCTACACAGATGCCGTGGTCCATGAAATCCAGCGCTTCATCTCTCTTGTCCCCCTGGCTCTCCCTCACACTGTGACCAAAGACACCAGCTTCAGAGACTACGTCATTCCTAAG GGCACCACAATTTTCCCTGTCCTCACTTCTGTCCTCCATGACAGTAAAGAGTTTCCGAACCCACATGAGTTCAATCCTGAACATTTCTTGAATAAGAATGGCAGCTTTAAGAAGAGCAAATTCTTCATGCCCTTCTCAGCAG GAAAACGAATATGCCCAGGAGAGGGCCTGGCACGAATGGAGATATTCTTACTCATAGCCACCATCTTGCAAAACTTTACTTTGAAGTCTGTTGTCAACCCCCAGGAGCTCAACATTACCCCAACTCTGAGTGGTGCAGGCAATGTACCTCCTGCCTACCAGCTCTGCGCTGTCCCCCGCTGA